From the Xiphophorus maculatus strain JP 163 A chromosome 20, X_maculatus-5.0-male, whole genome shotgun sequence genome, one window contains:
- the oxtr gene encoding oxytocin receptor, with protein sequence METISNESDIWQLNESWRNSSLLNGTGGLNQTNPLERNEEVAKVEVTVLALVLFLALAGNLCVLLAIHTTKHSQSRMYYFMKHLSIADLVVAIFQVLPQLIWDITFRFYGPDILCRLVKYLQVVGMFASTYMLVLMSVDRCLAICQPLRSLHRRKDRFYVIFSWLLSLLFSTPQIFIFSLREVGSGVYDCWGDFVKPWGAKAYITWISLTIYIIPVAILSICYGLISFKIWQNFKLKTRREQCISLTPKTCKSNTLARVSSVRLISKAKITTVKMTFVIVVAYIVCWTPFFSVQMWSAWDPAAPREAMPFIISMLLASLNSCCNPWIYMCFAGHLFHDLRQNFLCCSARYLKSSQCRCEHDFDSSHKSNSSTFAIKSTSSQRSITQTSTT encoded by the exons ATGGAAACTATTTCCAATGAAAGTGATATCTGGCAACTGAACGAATCTTGGAGGAACTCCAGCCTTCTGAACGGGACCGGCGGGCTGAATCAAACGAACCCCCTGGAGAGGAATGAGGAGGTGGCAAAGGTGGAGGTGACCGTGCTCGCTCTGGTGCTCTTCCTGGCGCTCGCAGGGAACCTGTGCGTCCTGCTGGCCATCCACACCACCAAACACAGCCAGTCCCGCATGTATTACTTCATGAAGCACCTGAGCATCGCCGATCTGGTCGTGGCTATATTCCAGGTCCTCCCTCAACTTATCTGGGACATCACATTTCGGTTCTACGGACCAGATATTTTGTGCAGGTTGGTTAAATACCTGCAGGTTGTCGGGATGTTTGCATCCACTTATATGTTAGTTTTGATGTCCGTAGACCGCTGTTTGGCCATATGCCAGCCTCTCCGCTCTCTGCACAGAAGAAAAGATCGTTTTTATGTGATATTTTCTTGGCTCCTCAGCCTGCTCTTCAGCACCCCGCAGATATTCATCTTTTCCCTCAGAGAGGTCGGCTCAGGAGTGTACGACTGCTGGGGCGACTTCGTGAAACCCTGGGGAGCGAAAGCTTACATTACATGGATCAGCCTCACTATCTACATTATCCCCGTGGCCATACTGAGCATTTGCTACGGTCTGATCAGCTTTAAGATATGGCAAAACTTTAAGCTGAAAACCAGACGCGAACAGTGCATCAGCCTGACCCCCAAAACCTGCAAAAGCAACACGCTGGCCCGGGTGAGCAGCGTGAGGCTCATCTCCAAGGCGAAGATAACCACCGTGAAAATGACTTTTGTGATTGTGGTGGCGTACATCGTGTGCTGGACCCCCTTTTTCTCAGTCCAGATGTGGTCTGCGTGGGATCCAGCTGCACCCCGGGAGG CCATGCCCTTCATCATCTCCATGCTGCTTGCAAGCCTCAACAGCTGCTGTAACCCCTGGATCTATATGTGCTTCGCTGGGCATCTCTTCCATGACCTGAGGCAGAACTTTCTGTGTTGTTCCGCTCGCTACCTTAAGTCATCCCAGTGCCGCTGCGAGCATGACTTTGACTCCAGCCACAAGAGCAACTCGTCAACCTTTGCCATTAAGAGCACCAGCAGTCAGAGGAGCATCACACAGACATCCACCACGTAA